A portion of the Pseudomonas sp. GR 6-02 genome contains these proteins:
- a CDS encoding ATP-binding protein, translating to MLAPVQLTSATRQNLWRLTFIRILVLAAQAGSVGLAYWLQLLPLPWVPLAMTLGCSTLLCVFTAVRLRTSWPVTELEYALQLACDLFIHSALLYFSGGSTNPFVSYYLVPLTIAAVTLPWRYSVILSGIALALYTLLLARFYPLETFPIARENLQIYGMWLSFALAAAVITFFAARMAEELRRQEELRAIRREEGLRDQQLLAVATQAAGAAHELGTPLATMSVLLKEMQQDHPDPMLQDDLKVLQDQVKLCKETLQQLVRAAEANRRMAVEMQDVTDWLDEALNRWHLMRPEASYRFQRLGQGTVPRMAPPPDLTQALLNLLNNAADACPEGLQVTLDWTVEDLTISIRDHGAGVPLAIAEQIGKPFFTTKGKGFGLGLFLSKASVTRAGGSVKLYSHEEGGTLTELRLPRVARGDEHE from the coding sequence ATGCTCGCCCCCGTACAATTGACTTCCGCCACTCGCCAGAACCTCTGGCGGCTGACTTTCATCCGGATTCTGGTGCTCGCCGCCCAGGCCGGCTCCGTAGGCCTGGCCTACTGGCTCCAGCTGCTGCCGTTGCCGTGGGTGCCGCTGGCGATGACCCTGGGCTGTTCGACGCTGTTGTGTGTGTTCACCGCCGTGCGCCTGCGCACTTCGTGGCCGGTTACCGAGCTTGAATACGCCCTGCAACTGGCCTGCGACCTGTTTATCCACAGCGCCTTGTTGTATTTCTCCGGTGGTTCGACCAACCCGTTCGTCTCTTATTACCTGGTGCCGCTGACCATCGCCGCCGTGACGCTGCCGTGGCGCTATTCGGTGATTCTGTCGGGTATCGCCCTGGCGCTGTATACGTTGCTGCTGGCGCGGTTCTACCCGCTGGAAACCTTCCCCATCGCCCGGGAAAACCTGCAGATCTACGGCATGTGGTTGAGTTTTGCCTTGGCCGCCGCCGTCATCACCTTCTTTGCTGCACGCATGGCTGAAGAGCTGCGTCGGCAGGAAGAGCTGCGTGCGATCCGTCGCGAGGAAGGCCTGCGCGATCAGCAATTGCTGGCCGTCGCGACTCAGGCTGCCGGTGCCGCCCATGAACTGGGCACGCCGCTGGCGACCATGAGCGTGTTGCTCAAAGAGATGCAGCAGGATCACCCCGACCCGATGTTGCAGGACGATTTGAAGGTTTTGCAGGATCAGGTCAAGTTGTGCAAGGAAACCTTGCAGCAGCTGGTGCGCGCCGCCGAGGCCAACCGTCGTATGGCGGTGGAGATGCAGGATGTCACCGACTGGCTCGACGAAGCGCTCAACCGCTGGCACCTGATGCGTCCTGAGGCCAGTTATCGCTTCCAGCGTCTGGGCCAGGGCACGGTGCCGCGCATGGCGCCGCCGCCGGATTTGACTCAAGCGCTGTTGAACCTGCTGAACAACGCCGCCGATGCCTGCCCTGAAGGCTTGCAAGTGACCCTGGACTGGACCGTCGAAGACTTGACCATCAGCATTCGCGACCATGGTGCCGGTGTACCGCTGGCTATCGCCGAGCAGATCGGCAAACCGTTTTTTACCACCAAGGGCAAAGGTTTCGGCCTGGGCCTGTTTTTGAGCAAGGCCAGCGTGACACGCGCCGGCGGCTCAGTGAAACTCTACAGTCATGAGGAAGGCGGCACGCTCACCGAGCTGCGCCTGCCCCGTGTCGCCCGAGGAGACGAACATGAGTGA
- a CDS encoding ABC transporter substrate-binding protein, whose translation MRHSLVLSALLGTGLLAATSISQAANNSLVFCSEGSPAGFDTAQYTTATDNDAAEPLYNRLAEFEKGATNVVPGLATRWDISEDGLKYTFHLREGVKFHTTKYFTPTRDFNADDVLFTFNRMLDPQHPFRKAYPTEFPYFNGMSLNKNIAKVEKTGPLTVVMTLNNVDAAFIQNIAMSFAAILSAEYADQLLAAGKPSEINQKPIGTGPFVFKSYQKDSNIRYSGNKQYWDPSRVKLDNLIFAINTDASVRVQKLKANECQITLHPRPADVTALKNDPKLQLIEKPGFNLGYIAYNVRHKPFDQLEVRQALDMAVNKQGILNAVYQGAGQLAVNAMPPTQWSYDDTIKDASYNPEKAKELLKAAGVKEGTEITLWAMPVQRPYNPNAKLMAEMLQADWAKIGLKVKIVSYEWGEYIKRTKNGEHDISLIGWTGDNGDPDNWLGTLYSCDAIGGNNYSMWCDPAYDKLIKRAKVVTDRDQRTVLYKQAQQYLKQQVPITPVAHSMVNQPLSAKVEGFKVSPFGRNVFSGVSIDQ comes from the coding sequence ATGCGCCATTCCTTGGTTTTATCCGCATTGCTGGGCACCGGCCTGCTGGCCGCCACTTCCATCAGCCAGGCCGCCAATAACAGCCTGGTGTTCTGCTCCGAAGGCAGCCCCGCCGGTTTCGACACCGCGCAGTACACCACTGCGACCGATAACGACGCCGCCGAGCCGCTGTACAACCGTTTGGCAGAGTTTGAAAAAGGCGCCACCAATGTCGTGCCAGGCCTGGCAACCCGCTGGGATATTTCCGAGGACGGACTCAAATACACGTTTCATCTGCGTGAAGGGGTGAAGTTTCACACGACCAAATACTTCACGCCGACTCGCGATTTCAACGCCGACGACGTGCTGTTCACGTTTAATCGCATGCTCGATCCGCAGCACCCGTTCCGTAAGGCTTATCCGACCGAGTTCCCGTATTTCAACGGGATGAGCCTGAACAAGAATATTGCCAAGGTCGAAAAGACCGGGCCGCTGACCGTGGTGATGACGCTCAACAACGTCGACGCCGCGTTCATCCAGAACATCGCCATGAGCTTCGCCGCCATCCTTTCGGCCGAATACGCCGACCAGTTGCTGGCGGCCGGCAAGCCGAGCGAGATCAACCAGAAGCCGATCGGCACCGGGCCGTTCGTGTTCAAGAGCTACCAGAAAGACTCCAACATCCGTTACAGCGGCAACAAACAGTACTGGGACCCGAGCCGGGTCAAGCTCGACAACCTGATTTTTGCCATCAACACCGACGCCTCGGTGCGCGTGCAGAAGCTCAAGGCCAACGAATGCCAGATCACCCTGCACCCGCGCCCCGCCGACGTGACCGCACTGAAGAATGATCCGAAACTGCAGCTGATCGAGAAACCCGGCTTCAACCTTGGCTACATTGCCTATAACGTCCGGCACAAGCCTTTCGACCAGCTCGAAGTGCGCCAGGCGCTGGACATGGCGGTGAACAAGCAAGGCATTCTCAACGCCGTCTATCAAGGTGCCGGTCAACTGGCGGTCAATGCCATGCCACCGACCCAGTGGTCCTATGACGACACCATAAAGGACGCCTCCTACAACCCGGAAAAAGCCAAGGAACTGCTCAAGGCTGCCGGCGTGAAGGAAGGCACCGAAATCACTCTCTGGGCCATGCCGGTCCAGCGTCCGTACAACCCCAACGCCAAACTGATGGCCGAAATGCTCCAGGCGGACTGGGCGAAGATCGGCCTCAAGGTCAAGATCGTCAGCTACGAATGGGGCGAGTACATCAAGCGCACCAAGAACGGCGAGCACGACATCAGCCTGATCGGCTGGACCGGTGACAACGGTGACCCGGACAACTGGCTCGGCACGCTCTATAGCTGCGATGCCATTGGCGGCAACAACTACTCCATGTGGTGTGATCCGGCCTACGACAAGCTGATCAAGCGGGCCAAGGTCGTCACCGATCGCGACCAGCGCACCGTGCTCTACAAACAGGCGCAGCAGTACCTCAAGCAGCAGGTGCCGATCACGCCGGTCGCCCACTCGATGGTCAACCAGCCGTTGAGCGCCAAAGTCGAAGGGTTCAAGGTCAGCCCCTTCGGTCGCAACGTGTTCTCGGGCGTCAGTATCGACCAATAA
- a CDS encoding response regulator transcription factor, with translation MSDEIQVEGEELPHLLLVDDDATFTRVMARAMARRGFRVSTAGSAEEGLTIAQADIPDYAALDLKMDGDSGLVLLPKLLELDPDMRVVILTGYSSIATAVEAIKRGACNYLCKPADADDVLAALLSEHADLDSLVPENPMSVDRLQWEHIQRVLTEHEGNISATARALGMHRRTLQRKLQKRPVRR, from the coding sequence ATGAGTGACGAGATCCAAGTTGAAGGCGAAGAACTGCCGCATTTGCTGCTGGTAGACGACGATGCAACCTTCACCCGCGTGATGGCCCGCGCCATGGCCCGCCGTGGTTTTCGCGTCAGCACCGCAGGTTCCGCCGAAGAGGGCCTGACCATCGCCCAGGCCGATATCCCTGATTACGCCGCGCTGGACCTGAAAATGGACGGCGATTCAGGCCTGGTGTTGCTGCCCAAGCTGCTCGAACTCGACCCGGACATGCGCGTGGTGATCCTCACCGGTTACTCGAGCATTGCCACCGCCGTCGAGGCAATCAAGCGCGGCGCCTGCAATTACCTGTGCAAACCGGCGGATGCCGATGACGTGCTGGCCGCGCTGCTCTCCGAGCACGCCGACCTCGACAGCCTGGTGCCGGAAAACCCGATGTCCGTGGACCGTCTCCAGTGGGAGCACATCCAGCGCGTCCTGACCGAGCACGAAGGCAACATCTCCGCCACCGCCCGTGCCCTGGGCATGCACCGCCGCACGCTGCAGCGCAAACTGCAGAAGCGTCCGGTCCGTCGCTGA
- a CDS encoding ABC transporter substrate-binding protein → MLKHAVIPFLVGASLLASAPFAQAASNLVFCSEGSPAGFDPGQYTTGTDFDASAETMFNRLTQFERGGTAVIPGLATKWDISSDGLTYTFHLREGVKFHTTPYFKPTREFNADDVLFTFNRMINKDDPFRKAYPTEFPYFTDMGMDTNITKIDKVDDHTVKFTLKDVDAAFIQNMAMSFASIQSAEYAAQLLKEGKAADINQKPIGTGPFVFKSYQKDSNIRYTGNKDYWKPDDVKIDNLIFAITTDPSVRIQKLKKNECQITLFPRPADLKALKEDKTLKMPEQAGFNLGYIAYNVMDKVKGSNEPNPLADLRVRQALDMAVNKPQIIDSVYQGAGQLAVNAMPPTQWSYDTTIKDAKYDPEKAKQLLKEAGVKEGTEIVLWAMPVQRPYNPNAKLMAEMLQSDWKKIGLNVKITSYEWGEYIKRSKGGENQAMIIGWSGDNGDPDNWLNVLFGCDSLSGNNFSKWCDKKFDGLVKEAKRTTDQAKRTELYKQAQHVLKDAVPMTPIAHSTVFQPMRANVQDFKISPFGLNSFYGVSVSK, encoded by the coding sequence ATGCTTAAACACGCGGTCATTCCGTTTTTAGTCGGCGCAAGCCTGTTAGCCAGTGCACCTTTCGCCCAAGCGGCGTCTAACCTGGTGTTCTGCTCCGAAGGAAGCCCGGCCGGTTTCGACCCAGGTCAGTACACCACCGGAACCGACTTCGACGCCTCTGCAGAAACCATGTTCAACCGCCTGACCCAGTTCGAGCGCGGCGGCACCGCTGTGATTCCTGGCCTGGCGACCAAGTGGGACATTTCCAGTGACGGCCTGACTTACACTTTCCACCTGCGTGAAGGCGTCAAGTTCCACACCACCCCGTATTTCAAGCCGACGCGTGAGTTCAACGCCGACGACGTGCTGTTCACCTTCAATCGCATGATTAACAAGGATGACCCGTTCCGTAAGGCGTACCCGACCGAATTCCCGTACTTCACCGACATGGGGATGGATACCAACATCACCAAGATCGATAAAGTCGACGACCACACCGTCAAGTTCACCCTCAAAGACGTAGACGCCGCGTTCATCCAGAACATGGCCATGAGCTTCGCCTCGATCCAGTCCGCCGAGTACGCTGCCCAGCTGCTCAAGGAAGGCAAGGCTGCCGACATCAACCAGAAACCGATCGGCACCGGCCCGTTCGTGTTCAAGAGCTACCAGAAAGACTCCAACATCCGCTACACCGGGAACAAGGACTACTGGAAGCCTGATGACGTGAAGATCGACAACCTGATCTTCGCCATCACCACCGACCCGTCGGTACGCATCCAGAAGCTGAAGAAGAACGAGTGCCAGATCACTCTGTTCCCGCGTCCAGCCGACCTGAAGGCGCTCAAAGAAGATAAAACTTTGAAGATGCCTGAGCAGGCTGGTTTCAACCTGGGCTACATCGCCTATAACGTGATGGACAAGGTCAAGGGCAGCAACGAGCCGAACCCGCTGGCCGACCTGCGAGTTCGTCAGGCGCTGGACATGGCCGTCAACAAGCCGCAGATCATCGACTCGGTTTATCAGGGCGCAGGCCAACTGGCCGTCAACGCCATGCCGCCGACCCAATGGTCCTACGACACCACCATCAAGGATGCCAAGTACGATCCTGAGAAAGCCAAGCAGCTGCTCAAGGAAGCCGGCGTCAAGGAAGGCACCGAAATCGTTCTGTGGGCGATGCCGGTACAGCGTCCGTACAACCCGAACGCCAAGCTGATGGCTGAAATGCTGCAGTCCGACTGGAAGAAGATCGGCCTGAACGTGAAGATCACCAGCTACGAATGGGGCGAGTACATCAAGCGCTCCAAAGGCGGCGAGAACCAGGCGATGATCATCGGCTGGAGCGGCGACAATGGTGATCCGGACAACTGGCTCAACGTGCTGTTCGGCTGCGACTCGCTGAGTGGCAACAACTTCTCCAAATGGTGCGACAAGAAATTCGACGGCCTCGTCAAGGAAGCCAAACGCACCACCGATCAGGCCAAGCGCACCGAACTGTACAAACAGGCGCAACACGTCCTCAAAGATGCTGTTCCAATGACACCTATCGCTCACTCGACGGTGTTCCAACCCATGCGCGCCAACGTGCAGGACTTCAAGATCAGCCCATTTGGCTTGAACTCCTTCTACGGCGTCAGCGTCAGCAAATAA
- a CDS encoding SIMPL domain-containing protein (The SIMPL domain is named for its presence in mouse protein SIMPL (signalling molecule that associates with mouse pelle-like kinase). Bacterial member BP26, from Brucella, was shown to assemble into a channel-like structure, while YggE from E. coli has been associated with resistance to oxidative stress.), with translation MHTLRRSAALLALSVGTAASLPALAVDELHYNQISLRAEVSQEVARDLMIVTLYTEEQNTDPAKLAADVSTTMNKALAQAKQVKDITLRQGSRNSYPIYDTKGQKITGWRERAELRLESSDFAALSKLTGELLTDLKMGGMDFAIATPTRKASEDALLKEAVTAFKARAQLATDALGGKSYKIVNLNLNSNGYPQPYMRGPMMMKAAGMDSAPVTPEVEAGTSQVSMTADGAIEVLMP, from the coding sequence ATGCACACATTGCGCCGCAGCGCCGCCCTTCTTGCCCTAAGCGTTGGCACCGCCGCCAGCCTCCCGGCCCTGGCCGTCGACGAGTTGCATTACAACCAGATCTCCCTGCGCGCCGAAGTCAGCCAGGAAGTGGCCCGCGACCTGATGATCGTGACCCTCTACACCGAAGAACAAAACACCGACCCGGCCAAACTCGCCGCCGACGTCAGCACTACCATGAACAAGGCGCTGGCCCAGGCCAAACAGGTCAAGGACATCACCCTGCGCCAAGGCAGCCGCAACAGCTACCCGATCTACGACACCAAAGGCCAGAAAATCACCGGCTGGCGCGAACGCGCCGAACTGCGCCTGGAAAGCTCGGACTTCGCCGCCCTGTCCAAACTCACCGGCGAATTGCTCACCGACCTGAAAATGGGCGGCATGGACTTCGCCATCGCAACGCCAACCCGCAAAGCCAGCGAAGACGCCCTGCTCAAAGAAGCCGTGACCGCCTTCAAGGCCCGCGCCCAACTGGCCACCGACGCCCTGGGCGGCAAGAGCTACAAAATCGTCAACCTGAACCTCAACAGCAACGGCTATCCACAACCGTACATGCGCGGGCCGATGATGATGAAAGCCGCCGGCATGGATTCGGCACCGGTGACGCCAGAAGTTGAAGCCGGCACCAGCCAGGTCAGCATGACAGCGGATGGGGCGATTGAAGTGTTGATGCCTTGA
- a CDS encoding ABC transporter substrate-binding protein encodes MERTTVKPLLLALALATTASLAQTAQAATTLVYCSEASPAGFDPSQYTSGTDFDASAETVFNRLTQFKRGGTEIEPGLATKWDVSEDGLTYTFHLRDGVKFHTTDYFTPTRDFNADDVLFTFQRLLDPDNAFRKAYPAESPYFTDMGLNTTIKSIDKIDDHTVRFSLNNVDAAFVQNLAMSFASVQSAEYAAQLLKEGKSADLNQKPVGTGPFVFKRYQKDSQIRYTANKAYWKPEDVKLDNLIFSITPDAAVRLQKLKAGECQVSGYPRPADIEVMEQDPNLRVLKQAGFNLGFLAYNVTHPPLDQLKVRQALDMAIDKPAIIKAVYQSAGQLAQNALPPAQWSYDPSIKDAPHDPTKARALLKEAGVAPGTTINLWAMTVQRASNPNARMSAQMIQQDWEKVGIKANIVSYEWGEYIKRAKNGEHDAMIYGWTGDNGDPDNWLGVLYSCAAVKGSNYAKWCDPVYDKLVQQAKVSTDKQQRVKLYQQAQQILKQQVPITPIANSTVFQPLRKEVTDFKISPFGLTPFYGVGINK; translated from the coding sequence ATGGAAAGAACCACCGTCAAACCACTTCTGCTCGCACTCGCCCTCGCCACAACCGCATCACTCGCACAAACCGCCCAAGCCGCCACCACCCTGGTCTACTGCTCCGAAGCCAGCCCTGCCGGATTCGACCCCAGCCAATACACCAGCGGCACCGACTTCGACGCCTCCGCCGAAACCGTCTTCAACCGCCTCACCCAATTCAAACGCGGCGGCACCGAAATCGAACCCGGCCTGGCAACAAAATGGGACGTATCCGAGGACGGCCTCACCTACACCTTCCACCTGCGCGACGGCGTGAAATTCCACACCACCGACTACTTCACCCCCACCCGCGACTTCAACGCCGACGACGTGCTGTTCACCTTCCAGCGCCTGCTCGACCCGGACAACGCCTTCCGCAAGGCCTACCCCGCCGAGTCGCCGTACTTCACCGACATGGGCCTGAACACCACGATCAAAAGCATCGACAAGATCGACGACCACACCGTGCGCTTCAGCCTGAACAACGTCGACGCCGCATTCGTGCAAAACCTCGCCATGAGCTTCGCCTCGGTGCAATCCGCCGAATACGCCGCCCAACTGTTAAAGGAAGGCAAATCCGCCGATCTCAACCAGAAACCCGTCGGCACCGGCCCATTCGTGTTCAAGCGCTACCAAAAGGACTCGCAAATCCGCTACACCGCCAACAAGGCCTACTGGAAACCCGAGGACGTGAAACTCGACAACCTGATTTTCTCGATCACCCCGGACGCCGCCGTGCGCTTGCAAAAACTCAAGGCCGGCGAGTGCCAGGTCAGCGGCTACCCACGCCCGGCAGACATCGAAGTGATGGAGCAAGACCCTAATCTGAGGGTGCTCAAGCAAGCCGGTTTCAACCTCGGCTTCCTTGCCTACAACGTGACCCACCCACCGCTGGACCAGCTCAAGGTGCGTCAGGCGCTGGACATGGCCATCGACAAGCCGGCGATCATCAAGGCTGTCTACCAGAGTGCCGGGCAACTGGCGCAAAACGCCTTGCCACCGGCGCAATGGTCGTATGACCCGAGCATCAAGGACGCCCCGCACGACCCGACCAAAGCCCGCGCGCTACTGAAAGAAGCGGGAGTTGCTCCCGGCACCACAATTAATCTGTGGGCCATGACCGTGCAGCGCGCCTCCAACCCCAATGCGCGGATGTCGGCACAGATGATCCAGCAGGATTGGGAGAAAGTCGGGATCAAGGCCAACATCGTCAGCTATGAATGGGGCGAGTACATCAAGCGCGCCAAGAACGGTGAGCATGACGCAATGATCTACGGCTGGACCGGCGACAACGGTGACCCGGATAACTGGCTCGGCGTGCTCTACAGCTGCGCTGCGGTGAAAGGTAGCAACTACGCCAAATGGTGTGACCCGGTCTACGACAAACTGGTGCAGCAAGCCAAGGTGTCCACGGACAAACAACAGCGGGTCAAACTGTACCAACAGGCCCAGCAAATCCTTAAACAACAAGTACCTATCACACCCATTGCCAACTCGACGGTGTTCCAGCCACTGCGCAAGGAAGTCACCGACTTCAAGATCAGTCCGTTTGGCCTCACACCGTTCTATGGCGTGGGTATAAATAAGTAA
- a CDS encoding FadR/GntR family transcriptional regulator → MENPIDAPRLPRKRRSLAQELVTVLSEQIRDGQLKRGDKLPTESAIMNAHGVSRTVVREAISRLQAAGQVETRHGIGTFVLDTPSPSGFRIDPATVVTLLDVLAILELRISLEVESAGLAAQRRSPEQLAAMREALDALNESAAHAGDAVASDFQFHLQIALATGNRYFTDIMTHLGTSIIPRTRLNSARLAHDDQQHYMSRLSREHEEIYDAIARQDSDAARAAMRLHLTNSRERLRQAHEEAQAQG, encoded by the coding sequence ATGGAAAACCCGATCGACGCACCTCGCCTCCCTCGCAAGCGCCGCAGCCTCGCACAGGAATTGGTGACGGTGTTGTCCGAGCAGATCCGCGACGGTCAGCTCAAGCGTGGCGACAAATTGCCCACCGAGTCGGCGATCATGAATGCCCATGGCGTCAGCCGCACCGTGGTGCGTGAAGCGATCTCCCGTTTGCAGGCAGCAGGGCAAGTGGAAACCCGTCACGGCATCGGCACCTTCGTGCTCGACACCCCGAGCCCGAGCGGTTTTCGCATCGACCCGGCGACCGTGGTGACCTTGCTCGATGTATTGGCGATTCTGGAACTGCGCATCAGCCTGGAAGTGGAGTCCGCCGGCCTTGCCGCGCAACGTCGCAGCCCGGAGCAGTTAGCGGCGATGCGTGAGGCGCTGGACGCCTTAAACGAAAGTGCCGCCCACGCCGGCGATGCCGTGGCGTCGGACTTCCAGTTCCACCTGCAAATCGCCCTGGCCACCGGCAACCGCTACTTCACCGACATCATGACCCACCTGGGCACCAGCATCATTCCGCGCACACGCCTCAACTCCGCGCGCCTGGCCCATGACGACCAGCAGCACTACATGAGTCGCCTGAGCCGTGAACACGAAGAGATTTACGATGCGATTGCCCGGCAGGATTCCGATGCGGCGCGGGCGGCGATGCGCTTGCACCTGACCAATAGCCGTGAGCGGCTGCGCCAGGCGCATGAAGAGGCGCAGGCGCAAGGTTGA
- a CDS encoding ABC transporter ATP-binding protein/permease, which yields MNQNAEYSAVNDAVRGQFFRKVWAMTTPYWRSEEKGKAWTLLIAVIALSLFSVAISVWINSWYKDFYNALQKKDEAAFWQLILYFCGIASVAILGAVYRLYLTQMLTIRWRAWLTEKHFARWLGSKNYYQLEQGGYTDNPDQRISEDLNKFTTNTLGLGLGLIRNIVSLVSFSIILWGVSGSIEVFGFTIPGYMFWCALVYAAVGSWLTHVIGRRLISLNNNQQRFEADLRFSMVRVRENAESIALYNGEPNENRRLSSRFGLVWHNFWDIMKVSKRLTFFTAGYAQIAIIFPFMVAAPRYFAGKIELGELMQINSAFGNVQENFSWFISAYQDLAEWRATCDRLLSFRQAMTDNEERAPAIDVQNQGSALRVHNLGLDLADGRHLLTNADMTVEEGERVMLSGRSGSGKSTLLRAMGHLWPAGHGSIRLPTARYLFLPQKPYLPIGSLREALSYPQPGDTYPHERYVHVLETSRLPHLVSRLDEANHWQRMLSPGEQQRLAFARALLYAPQWLYMDEATSAMDEEDEASLYQALIDELPGLSIVSVGHRSSLKRFHPRHVRIENGHLVDQAVTA from the coding sequence ATGAATCAGAACGCTGAATATTCCGCGGTCAACGATGCTGTGCGCGGGCAGTTTTTTCGCAAAGTGTGGGCGATGACCACGCCTTACTGGCGCAGCGAAGAGAAGGGCAAGGCCTGGACGCTGTTGATCGCTGTGATTGCGCTGTCATTGTTCAGCGTGGCGATTTCGGTGTGGATCAACAGTTGGTACAAAGACTTCTATAACGCCCTGCAAAAGAAGGACGAAGCAGCCTTCTGGCAGCTGATTCTGTATTTCTGCGGCATCGCCTCCGTGGCGATTCTTGGCGCGGTGTATCGGCTTTATCTGACTCAGATGCTGACCATTCGCTGGCGAGCCTGGCTCACCGAAAAGCACTTCGCCCGCTGGCTAGGCAGCAAGAATTACTATCAGCTGGAGCAGGGCGGTTACACCGATAACCCGGACCAGCGGATTTCCGAAGACCTCAATAAGTTCACCACCAACACCTTGGGCCTGGGCCTTGGGCTGATACGGAACATCGTCAGCCTGGTGTCGTTTTCGATCATTTTGTGGGGCGTGTCGGGCAGCATCGAAGTGTTTGGCTTCACGATCCCCGGCTACATGTTCTGGTGCGCACTGGTTTACGCCGCCGTCGGCAGCTGGCTGACGCATGTGATCGGTCGTCGCTTGATCAGCCTCAACAACAACCAGCAACGTTTCGAAGCCGACTTGCGTTTCTCCATGGTGCGGGTCCGCGAAAATGCGGAGAGCATTGCGCTGTACAACGGCGAACCCAACGAGAACCGTCGTCTGAGCAGTCGCTTCGGCCTGGTTTGGCACAACTTCTGGGACATCATGAAAGTGTCCAAGCGCCTGACTTTCTTCACCGCCGGTTATGCCCAGATTGCAATCATCTTTCCATTCATGGTCGCTGCGCCGCGTTACTTCGCCGGCAAGATCGAACTTGGTGAGCTGATGCAAATCAACTCCGCGTTCGGCAATGTGCAGGAGAACTTCAGCTGGTTCATCAGCGCGTACCAGGACCTTGCCGAGTGGCGCGCCACCTGTGATCGTCTGCTGAGTTTCCGTCAGGCCATGACCGACAACGAAGAGCGCGCGCCGGCCATCGACGTGCAGAATCAGGGTTCGGCACTACGGGTGCATAACCTTGGTCTTGACCTCGCTGACGGTCGTCATTTGCTGACCAATGCCGACATGACCGTGGAGGAGGGCGAGCGCGTCATGCTCAGCGGTCGTTCCGGCAGCGGCAAGTCGACCTTGCTGCGAGCGATGGGGCACCTTTGGCCAGCCGGCCACGGCAGCATTCGCCTGCCGACGGCGCGTTATCTGTTCCTGCCGCAAAAACCCTATCTGCCGATTGGCAGCCTGCGTGAGGCGTTGAGTTATCCACAACCGGGCGACACCTACCCGCACGAGCGCTACGTCCACGTGCTGGAAACCAGCCGCTTGCCGCACCTGGTTTCGCGTCTGGATGAAGCCAATCACTGGCAGCGCATGCTTTCGCCGGGTGAGCAGCAACGTCTGGCCTTCGCCCGTGCGCTGCTGTATGCGCCGCAATGGCTGTACATGGACGAAGCCACCTCGGCGATGGACGAAGAGGATGAAGCGTCGTTGTATCAGGCGTTGATCGATGAATTGCCGGGGCTGAGCATTGTCAGCGTCGGCCATCGCAGCAGCCTGAAACGTTTCCATCCACGGCATGTGCGCATCGAGAATGGTCACCTGGTGGACCAGGCCGTGACCGCCTGA